The following coding sequences lie in one Dunckerocampus dactyliophorus isolate RoL2022-P2 chromosome 4, RoL_Ddac_1.1, whole genome shotgun sequence genomic window:
- the LOC129179237 gene encoding gastrula zinc finger protein XlCGF8.2DB-like, translating into MLREMVKERLMAAADEILALFERTLASYEEELSRTREENELRRQQLEAVYKTHIMLRVEDHQRMIGRQERPPQPQGDSLLPRMKEEEEELWITQEGERPLGLEEADLTTLPLTVVSVKIEDKPQADNLLAPLPENDDTTSHSPEDEDRGRTREPLSSNTDCEGDRRIFPEKKTGKKQLSCSVCDKSYGKRSTLTGHMRTHTGEHFTCSLCSKNFTQKSHLTRHMRTHTGEKPFSCSVCDKRFSQKVQVIFHMRTHTGEKPFSCSVCGERFSRKESMLSHMRTHTGEKPYSCSVCGKRFSDKTNMGKHTKTHTRQRSFCCSVCGREFARKSNMESHMSTHAGEKTF; encoded by the exons ATGTTGAGAGAGATGGTGAAGGAGCGTCTGATGGCGGCGGCCGACGAAATATTGGCGCTGTTTGAAAGAACGCTCGcgtcgtacgaggaggaactttctcgaacgaGAGAGGAGAACGAGCTGCGTCGACAACAACTGGAAGCTGTGTACAAGACGCATATTATGTTACGCGTCGAAG ACCACCAGCGGATGATTGGTCGTCAAGAACGTCCCCCTCAGCCACAGGGGGATTCCCTGCTCCCCCGCatgaaagaggaagaggaggaactctggatcactcaggagggagagcgtCCTCTCGGGTTGGAGGAGGCCGATCTCACCACGTTGCCACTGACTGTCGTCTCTGTGAAGATTGAAGACAaaccacaagcagacaacctcttagctccgctACCTGAGAacgacgacacaacgtcacactctcctgaggatGAAGACAGGGGCCGCACCCGAGAACCTCTGAGCAGCAATACAGACTGCGAAGGCGATAGGAGGATTTTCCCGGAAAAGAAGACGGGTAAAAAACAGCTGAGCTGCTCCGTTTGTGATAAAAGCTATGGTAAAAGGAGCACCTTGACTGGAcatatgagaacacacacaggagaacatTTTACATGCTCACTTTGTTCGAAAAACTTTACACAAAAGAGCCATTTGACGCGACACATGcgaacgcacacgggagaaaaaccctttagttgctcagtttgcgataaaagattctctcaaaagGTGCAAGTGATTTtccacatgagaacacacactggagaaaaaccttttagttgctcagtttgtggcgaACGATTCTCTCGAAAGGAGTCAATGctgtcacacatgagaacgcacacaggagagaaaccctaCAGTTGTTCAGTGTGTGGCAAAAGATTCTCTGACAAAACTAATATGGGGAAACACACGAAAACACACACGCGGCAAAGATCGTtttgttgctcagtttgtggtcgAGAGTTTGCTCGAAAGTCGAACATGGAATCCCACATGAGCACGCATGCTGGGGAAAAAACCTTTTAG